CGACGAAACGAGGTCGGTCGACGATGACTGACGACGCCGCTACCGATCGACGGCAAAAAACTAACACCGTCGCCACACTCCCATGTCGACTCTGACGACCGCTGTCGTCGAAACCGAGAGGCCGTTGCGAAACGTATCGCTGGCTCCGCCACGACCGTCACCGCTGCCCTACACAACTGCACCATGTCACGTCCACCGTTCGATCCACGATATCGTCCAGCCGTCGAGCAACCCAGCTGGGAACGCGTACTCGCGAGCTACGCCCTCGTGCCCGCGTTGCTCTTCCTGCTCTGGGCCATCAGCCAGCCGCACGCCGCTATCGTTGTCCTCACGGCGACCGTCGCCCTCTTCCTCGTCGCGCGACGCAGCCTCGGTCTGGCCCGCTGCCTCTCCGATTGTGGGGGGTTCTCGGTCGATTTGGGCGGGAAGCTCCGGATTACGATCGCTCGGCCGCAGGTCGATGACTCGCGGTAGCCTTCAGTTCGCGCCGCAGAAGCGACGCCGGCAGCGGGACGACCGGCCGACCCAGTCACCGCCAACGGAGGGCGATGGAAGCGTATGACCGACGTTTCGATAACGCTCCGACCGGTGGACGCTGAGACCGTCGAACGCGTCGAAGCGCTGTTGAAAGCCAACGACCTCCCGTATCGGGACGTCCGAACGAAGCCAGAGTGTTTCGTCACCGCGTTCTCCGAGACGACGTTCGTCGGCGTCGGCGGCGTCGAACGATACGGGTCGAACGGGCTCTTGCGGTCGGTCGTCGTGACGGAATCGAATCGCGGTCAGGGGTACGGCACTGCCCTGGTCGGCGCGCTCGAGGACCGCGCACGATCCAACGGGGTGGAGACGCTGTACCTCTTGACCACGACCGCGTCGGCGTTCTTTCAACGAGAGGGGTACGACGCAGTCGATCGAGAGGCCGTTCCGGAGTCCATTCAGCAAACGACCGAGTTCGCGGATCTCTGTCCGAACTCGGCGATCTGCCTGAAAAAGAACCTCGAGTGATAACCCGCCGAAATCGGCCGGAACTCGGGGAGGCTCGAATCGGACGCTCGAGTCACGACGGAGAGCCGGCCACTCGACTGACGGCGTACTTCCGCTTGCGGAGCGGTCGCACCGCATTGTGCTCCGGGAAAGAACCGCTACAGCCCCAGATCGATACCGAACCGGTCGGCCGGAGCGAAGTCCCCCGGCAGTTCCTCGGGGACGACCTCGTCCGGCAGGGCATCCCAGTTGAGCTCGTCCTCCCCGGGGACCGCGTCGGTGTCGAACTCGGGTTCGTCGGCGGGGGGCACGTCGCGATACTCCCGTGGCGGCGCGTCGTGTGCGTAGACGCTCTCGGGATGGTCGACGGTCCAGACGTGGAGCATACACGGGGTTCGACAGGGGAACTCTCGATCACCGTCCTGGAAATCCCCTTCGTACGCCCGGCGGTAGTACCACCACGCGAATCGTCCTGGGAGTCCGGTGTGGGCGTGCCACGGCGAACACCGCTCTTCGGACGTCTCCTCGCCGTACACCGCCGGTGGCTCGACCGAGTCTCCGTCAAGCGTCGCGATGAACATGACGCCGATCGGTTGCCAGGACCGGTTGTCGACGAGCACCGATTCCGGCCGTTCGGGATCCAGGAGCTCGCCGTCGCCGATGAATTCCGGACTGAGCCAGTGCGACCAGCTATCGTCGCCGGTCTCGAGCGTATCGAAGTACGGCTTGTATCCCACCTCGAGCAGCGTCTCCACGTTGGAATACCTGGTCTCGAGGGTATCCCGAACGGCCGACCGGAGCTCGGTCGTCGCCGGATGGTCGTCCGCACAGCCCTCGGTGCTCGCCCCCTCGCAGTGGGTCATTCCCGTCTCGAGGGTCGCTTCCGGGCAGTTCTCGTCGAACCAGTGGGTCGTCCGGGGCGCACTGTCGTCCCCATCGGCTCGCACGCTCCCGACCGCCGAAAGCGTCGCAGTTCCGGCTGACGCCCGCAACAGCGTCCGTCGCGACACGTGCAATTTGTCGTCACTGTCGTGCATCCCAGCACGTTCCACACCGACCGTCGGTATGAAACCCGGTTGCCGGTCGAACTGATAGTCACCCGGGGAAACCGCTTGGCGGACGTGGCGTCGAAACCCTGATGGAACGGGCGGAGCCGTCCTCAGTGAAAGGCCGACTCGAGGACGGCAGCCAGTTCGATATCGGTCGGTTCGTCTTCCCACCCGCCGTCGTCGTCGACGTAGCGTTCGGGGGTTTCGCAGCTGAAGCCGTAGATTCCGATGATCCCGTCGGCCGGCTCGATCGGCTCGGAACTGTCGGCCGCTACCCAGGCGTAATCCTCACCCGACGGGATGAGCTCGCCGATCGCTTCGATCTCCCCGGCCTCGAACAGCGGTTCGATCGCCGGTGCGAGCGTACCGGTCACCGAGACGTGGATGTCGCTCTCCCCGGCCGGGCTCGCCTCGCCGGTGTACAGTTCGTAGACGACCGCGTGCTCCTCGACGACCGCGATTTCGAGCCGGTCGTAGGACCATCTGGCCGCAAAGCGTCTGAACAGGGGGTCCTCTTCAGGCCTGTCGAGGTGATACTCGAGCAGGCTCGCCTTGCGTGATGCCGTATACGGCTCGAGGGCATCGGCCGTATCGAGTTTCTCAACGAGGGAGAGTTTCTTGACCAGCGTTTCCTCGTCGATGGGTTTGACGAGGTAGTCGGTGATCGGGAGCTCGATAATGTCGGTTCCGGGGGCAACTGCGGTGATCATCAGAGTGATCACGTCGGATCCTTTCGGGACCGTCTCGAGGACCTCTCGCCCCGAACCGTCCGGGAGTCGCCGATCGAGAAGGACGATGTCGACTGCCGGCTGCGATTCCAGTTTCGCCTGGCCGTCGGCGACCGAACCCGCGGTGTGGATCCGCGTGTTGTGCCCGCAGAAAGCTCGCGTCCAGACCGTCAGAAGTTCCGCGAGTTCTTCGTCGTCTTCGACGATCAATACGGACCGGGTGGTCGTATCGGTCGTTTTCGGCCCTGCCGAACCCGTTTGGGCACCACTTCGAGATAGGTTAAAAGTCATATCAGTTGATAATTTTTGTTGGATCTCTGTAACTCATCGCTTTCGATATTCGCCACAAATAGTTCTCTGTGCTCTCATATACGATTTATTAGCTTAATATACATTTTAATATATAAATGTTATTCATTCAACAGAACTGTGGTTCCGTTCGAGACGATTCGAGGGGACTCTCCACTCCCAGCGTTCGAGGAACGGGACGGTTCGGTCTCGTGACCGTGGCTCTCGAGTCACGACTCGAGCGCGACCGGGATCGGGCGGACGCGGACGGCACTCGACGAATCGGTCGTCACTATCGCCTCTCGTGAATTCGAATCGATCGACGCTGACGCGGTCCCGGCCACCGAGGCGACGCTGAGAGCGCCGATGGTCAAGTACTGCCGCTGGTGACGGAGTGTTCGGGGAAGTCCACCCGAGTATATCGCCGATCCGGTTTTGAAAAGCGACGGGACGAGCCGTGTACCAATAACGATCAAGTTTAAATATTTGTTTCCGAAACGAGGAACGATGGCGTGGAAGGGTGGCCGGCGGTCGGTGGTGAAAATCGGCGGGGTAGCATGTGCGTTCGGGCTGGCAGGATGTCTCGGCGACAGCAACGAGTCGGAGACCGGATCGACCGCTGGGAGTGACGCGTCCTGGCCGACATACGGTGCGACGGCTGCGAACGTCGGTTACGCGTCTCTCGAAGGGCCGCTCGAGAGTGTCGCCGAACGGTGGCGGCTCGAGACGGACGCGACGGTTCGCGGCAGTCCAGTAGTGGCCGACGGGACGGTCTACGTCGGGAACGACGCAGGTAGTCTGTACGCGCTGGACGCCGGCACTGGCGAGACGACCTGGCAGTTCGAGACGGGTGAAGAGTTCCGCCACAGTCCGTCGGTGACCGAGGGGACGGTCTACGTCGGTAGCGAGGACGGGTTCGTGTACGCTATCGACGCGGCCACAGGGGCGGAACGCTGGCGAAACGAAGTGGCCCCCGATTCGAGTCCGACGGTCGTCGAGGGCACCGTCTACGTCGGGGGTAACTGGGGCACGGTCCACGCCCTCGAGGCGGAAACCGGCGAGGAACGCTGGCGGTTCGAGACGGACGGAGAGTACGTACACACGACCCCGGCAGTGGTCGACGGCACCGTCTACGTCGGTAGCGAGGACGGGTCGGTCCACGCGATCGATGCGCGAGGTGGAGAGGCCGACTGGCAGTTCGGGACGGACGAAGCGGTTCGCGGCAGTCCAGCGGTGGCCGACGGGACGGTCTACCTCGGGAGCGGCGACGGTTTCGTGTACGCCCTCGACGCGATCACCGGCGAGGAACGCTGGCGGTTCGAGACGGACGGGTTCCCGAATACCAGTCCCGCGGTTCACGATGACACCGTCTTCGTCGGCTGTGGCACCGAGTCCGCCGACCGCAGGGGCGACGTGATCGCACTCGACGCCGCGATGGGCGATGTCCGGTGGAGGTTCCGGGTCGAAGAACCAGTTCGGACCGGTCCGGCGGTGACCGACGACGCGGTCTACGTGGGGAGCGACGACGGGGCAGTCCACGCGGTCGACGTCGAGAGCGGCGAGCACCGCTGGCGGTTTCCGACGAACGACGCGATCGTCTCGAGCCCCGCCGTGGCCGGCGGTGCCGTCTTCGTCGGAAGCGACGACCGCAGGGTGTACGCGGTCGAAGAACGGTAGCGCGACGGCTCGACTCGTAGTCGCCGCCCACAGACGACGGCTATCAGCGCCGCTCCGCGCCGGTTCCCGGCCGATTCGGATCGTCGATCGCGATCTCGCCGTTCTTTTCGATCGGCCCCGCATACGGATCGTCCGCGAGCAGCAGGGAGCCGTCCAGATCGGCGTAGTCCAGCAGGGGCGCGAGGTGACACGCCGCTGCGATGGAGGCGTTCGATTCAGTCATACAGCCGAGCATGACCTCGAGACCGTGGGCCCGGGCCGCGTGGATCATCCGTTTCGCCTCCCGGAGGCCGCCGCATTTCATCAGTTTCAGGTTCGCGATGTCACACCGGTCCGCGATTCTGGGAATATCCGCGAGCGTCACGCATGATTCGTCGGCGGCGATCGGCAGTGCCGACCGCTCGTACACGAACCGCAGCCCCTCGGGATCGTCGGCGGAAACCGGCTGTTCGACGAACGCGAGGTCGAACTCAGCGAGGCGATCGATTTTTGCGACCGCTTCCCGTGGGGTCCAGGCCTCGTTCGCGTCGACGAACAGCCTGACGTCCGGTGCGACGGATCGAATCGTCCGGACGATCTCGGCGTCGCAGTCGGTCCCGAGTTTGATTTTCAGGGTCCCGTGCCCTCGGTCCAGGGCCGATTCCGTCTTCTCGCGCATCGTCTCGAGATCGTCGAGCCCGATGGTATAGGAACTTTCGAGGGGATCAGCGGGATCGAGCCCCCAGTAGCGATAGAGGGGTATCTCGAGTCGTTTGCCGACGAGATCGTGCAGCGCGATGCTCACTGCGGCCCGGGCAGCCGGATTTCGTCGAACAGTCTCGCGCATGCGGCGTTCGATCCGCTCGAGGCGGTGGGGATCGTCGACGGCTTCTACCACCGCGAGCAGGTCGGGGAGAACGGCCTCGACCGTGGCGGCGGTCTCCCCGTAATGGGACGACGGTGCGGCAGCGCCGATGCCGGTCGTCCCGTCGTCGTCTTCGATCCGGATGAACGCGACCTCGGTTTCGGTCGTCCTCCCGCGAGCGATCTCGAAGGGGTGCTCGAGGGGCAGCGTACGCCGTTCGAACGACGTCTCGAGCCCCATCTCAGCACAGCACCTCGAGGAGGTCGTCGGTTCCGAACCGGAGCACGTCGGTGGCGGGTGCGCCGATTTCGCTGGCGTAGTCGTCGACCGCCTCCCGGGCGGCCTCGTCGTCCTCGAGGCCGGCGGTGTTGAGTGCGCCGGCGACGACCTCGCTCTCCGCGACCGGTGCGGCGACGCTCTCGTAGAGATCGACGCAGGTCCGGACCGACGGCAGCGAGAACGACTCGTAGCCGTGGATCTCTTCTCGGCCGGCCTCGTGGCAGAGTACGAGTTCGTCCGCCATCGATCCGTGGAGGATGCCGAGAGTGACCGGCGAGTACGCCGGATGGACGATGCTCCCTTGCCCCTCGACGAACAGGTAGTCGTGGTCGTCGCCTTTTTCGAGAATCATTTCCTCGACCGCGCCCGCGGTGAAGTCGCTGACGACGCGATCGATCGGGTTCCCCCAGCCCTCGATCATGATCCCCGTCTGGCCGGTCGGGATGACGGCGGCGTCGTGGCCGGCCGCACGGGCGTCGCGGGCGAGCTCCATCGTCGTCGTCATCTTGCCGACCGAGCAGTCGGTGCCGACGGTGAGGATCACGTCGGCGTCGACTTCCCCGGCGACGCCCTCGCTGACCGAGAGATCGTCCGGCGGGTTCCGAACGTCGCGAATCTCGCAGTCGTTCTCCGCCGCCAATCTGGAGAATTCCTCGTCCTCGGCGAGGAAGTAGTGGAGTCCCGATACCACGTCGCAGCCGTACTCGAGTGCCGTTCGAACGTCCTCGCGCCAGCTCTCGTCGAAGCCGCCCCCGATCGGTGCGATCCCGATCAGCAGAGTGTCGACCGCGTCCGGCTCGAGATCACTCATTCCGGCGACGATCGGCGCGTCCTGTACGTCCGGGACGGAATCCGAGACGCGGCGTCCGGCGGTCTCTCGATCGAGGACGGCGACGGCGTCGTGGTCGGCGTACCGGAGAACGCCGAGGGCGGTTTTGGCCTGGCTGGGAAACTTCTCGTGGGCGAGAATGGCGACACGCATACCGGGACATGGGCGAGGGGTTACTTAACCCTACAGTTGCGTGACGGAGTCGTCGGCGGTGGACCGCAAGCAGGGCGGCCTTTATTACGTCGATCGATCGTATGGTGCATTCGAGAATCAGTTCGTATCAGCCGAACTTCATCAGTTCAGGAATACCGAAACTCTCATTTCGGTAACCCACCGATTCCGTCCCAACGTTGTGTTTCACCAGACCGGACAGGTCGATGCGGGGCCGCTATCCGGTGCTCGTGTCGCCACCGGTCGGTGGAACCGAATCGTGATCTCGAGCCGACAGTAAACAGCGAGGGAATCAAAAGCATGGTATCTGATACGTCTGTTTCGAACGTTGTACTCGTCACGGTCGATTCGCTGCGTGCGGACGCGATCGGCCCGTACGATAGCGATCGGCACACACCGGTGATGGATTCCCTCGCCGACAGCGGCACCGTTTTCGAGCGGGCCTTCGCGACCGGGAACTGGACGCCGTTTTCGTTCCCGTCGATGCTCGCTTCCCGGCCCGTGTTTGCCGACAACGGCCGAATCGGCGTCGAAGATTCGCCGACGCTCGCGGAAACGGTCTCCGACGCGGGCGTTTCGACCGGCGGATTCAACGCCGCCAACGGCTTTCTCACGACGCACTGGGGGTACGACGACGGGTTCGACGAGTTCGATCCCTTCGTCGCGAACGTGGGCTCGAGCGTGTACAGCCGGTATCTCGCGACGCACCCGACGGTCGAAGCGTGGCTCCAGTTGGCGGCCTCGCCGATCCGTCGCGCCGGCTCCTGGCTCCGCGGAAACACGGACGATCGGCCGTTTCTGGACACGTCGCGGATGTTCGACGTCGAACACGCCGCGGGCGAGTTCGTCGAGGAGACGGATTCGCCGTTCTTCCTCTGGATCCACTACATGGACACGCACACGCCGTACGTTCCCGCACCACGCTACATCCGCGAGGTCTCCGACGACCGGCTCGGGACCCACAAGATGTTGCTCGCCCACACGCGAACCGGACTCGGATGGGACGTCAGCGACCGAACGCTCGCGGACCTTCGAACGCTCTATCAGGCGACGGCCCGGCAGGTCGACGCGAGCATCGGCCGGCTCCTCGAGACCCTCTCGGACCACGATTACGACGACGATACGGCCGTCATCCTGGCGGGCGACCACGGCGAGGAGTTCCAGGAACACGGCCACCTCGCACACTATCCCAAGCTGTACGACGAGCTGATTCACGTCCCGTTCATCGTGGACGTTCCCGGCTCCGAGGGAGGCCGAGTCGAGCAGCAGGTCGGACTCGATTCCATCCCGCCGACGGTAACCGATCTGATGGACGTCGAGGCCCCGGACGAGTGGACCGGCGAGACGCTCGTTCCGAGCGTCGTCGGCGAGGAGTCCCCGGCCGACGAGCCGGTCGTCTCGGTCACCGTCCGGGACGAGTCGGTGACGAAACAGCCGATCCCGCGGTCGCTCGAGGACGGCGAACTCCTCGTCAGCGCTCGGAACCGTGACTGGACCTACATCGAAAACGTCGAAACCGAGGAGCCAGAACTGTACTATCGACCCGACGACCCGCTGCAACAGACGAACCTCGCGACCGATCCGACTCCGGAGCAACGGGACGTGATCGAATCGCTCGCGCCGGTCGTTGCGGCCCACGCGAGTATGATCCGGGATGCGGAGCCGACGGAAGAGGACGGGGACGTCGACGAGGACCTCGAGGCGCGGTTGTCGGCCCTCGGCTACCGATAGATGATCAGATCGTTCCTTCGCAGTCTCGTCGACGGGCCGCTTGCACGCCAGCTTCGACGGTTCGTCATCGTCGGGGTTATCGCTGCGACGGTACAGATGATACTGCTGTGGGCGTTCGTCGACAGCGCCGGGCTGCATTATCTGGTCGGTGCGATGATCGCCATCGAGATCACGATTGTCCTCTCGTACGTTCTCAACAACGCGTGGACGTTCCAGACGATCCAGAACACCGGCACTATCGATTATCTCACGGGGCTGGTCAAGACGAACGTCGTCCGCGGAACGGCGATACCGATCCAGCTCGCCGTCCTCTTCAGTTTCGTCGAGTGGGTACACGCTCCGTATCTCATCGCCAACGGGATCGCGATCGCTCTCAGTGGGGTGTATCGATACGTACTCGACGCGCGATGGACATGGGGGTCAACGTGACGGCAACCCCCGGTAGCGACCGAGCACGTCGTCAGACGTTTTTGCTCGTCGATCGATCGAAAAAAACACGGCCCACCCAACTACGTAGGTACCAATGATGGCTATTCCGCTCCCGACGATTCTCGTGGTAGAGGCACTGAACGGTCTGCTCGCTGCTCCCGGTGAAGCACTCGTCGAGTCCGCCACCGGCTGGGGCGGGATGGGGATCGTCTTCGTCTACTCGTTTCTGATCGCGTTCGCGCTGCCCGGTCCCAGCGAGGTCGTCCTGCTCGCGCCGCTCGATCTCGGCTTTCCGCAGTGGCTCCGCCTCACGATAATCATGCTCGTCAGCGCGACCGGCAAGGCGGCCGGCAGCGTGGTCGCGTTTCACCTCGGGCAGGAAGTCAAACAGTCCGGACCGATAACGCGGTGGTTGCGTCGGTCCAGATGGGACATCCTCGCCTGGTCGGAGAAGCGCTCGGTCCAGCTCGCGCGGCGGTACGGGTACGGCGGGCTCGCGATCGCCCTCTCCGTTCCGTTCTTCCCCGACACGATCTCGATATACGCCTTCGCCGTCCTCGAGGAAGATTACCCGCGATTCGCCCTGGCCACGTTCCTCGGGAGCCTCGGCCGGCTCGTCGTGACGGTGGGGTTCTTCGGTGGCCTCGCGACGGTATTTTGATCGGATCGTTCGGTTCAATTACGACTGCTTTCGCGCGAATCGGACGATCACCACAGTTTACCCGTTCGCGACTGAGCAGATGGTATGACGGATCGCTGGCTCGCTGCCTGGGGCCTCGGCTCGGTCGCGTTCGGCGGCGCATCGCTGTTGGTTCCACTCTACATCGTTTTGCTCGGTGCGGCGCCGGTACAGCTCGGTATTCTGGCCGCAACGGCGGCCATCGTGGGCGCGCCCGGCGCGATCGCGTTCGGTCGCGTGGCGAATCGGGTCGACAATCGCCGGCCGCTGGTCATCGCGACGCTACTCGGAGTCACGGGCTCGCTGGCCGTAATTCCGTTTCTGACGTCGATTAGGTCCGTTATCGTCGTGAACGCGGTCCTCTGGTTGTTCGTCGCGTCCGTCGGCCCCGTGTTGACCATGCTCGTCGTCGACGACGCACCGGAGTTCGCGTGGAGCGAACGGATCGGTCTGGTGAACAAGTATCAGGGCTACGGCTGGGCCGGCGGGCTCGTCCTCGGAACCATCTGGCCGTTCGTCGGGAGCCGACTGCTCGCGGCCGACGCGGCGACGCTGACCCGGGCGCTGTTCTGGGTGCTCGCGGGCTGTGCCGGCGTCAGCGCTCTCCTGGCGATACGGACGCTCCCGCGTCCCGCGCCGTCGGCACACGTCACGGACGACCGCGCCGTTCGACGGATCGGCCGACTGCTGGCGGAGTCGGGTCGCGGCGTCAAAGGCGCGACGTTCGCCTTCTCACCCAACCGTCTCTACTGGACGACCCGCGGCATCGATCCGCGACGGCTCGCGACGCGACTCGACCCGACGCTGCGGACGTACTTCGTCGCCGGCCTCTTCTTCTTTACCGGCTCCGCCGCGTTCTGGGCACCGCTCCCGCTGTTCCTGACCGACGTCGGCTTCGATTCGGGCCAGATATTCGCGCTCTATCTCGTCTCGAGTCTCGGCTCCGCGGTCTGTTACGAAGCCGCCGGACGGCTCTCGGCGCGATACGACGTCCGCCGCCTGCAGTCGGGCACCCTCGCCGCGCGAGGAGTGTTATTTCCGTCGACCATCGCGATCACGATGCTGGGCGGCGCCGCCGCGCTCGGTGGCGCCGCTCTCGTTCTGACGCTCGTGGGGATCACCTGGGCCGGCATCGCCGTCATCGGGACGGCGATCGTCACCCGGCTCGCGCCCACCAGCGCTCGCGGCGAGATACTCGGGGCCTACGTCGCGCTGGGCGCGATCGGCGGCGGTCTCGGCGGCGTTCTGGGCGGCTGGGCCGCGACCGTCAACTACTTCACCGCGTTCGCCGTCGCTGGCGGGCTCGTGCTGGTCGGGGCAGGGCTCGTCGTCTCGCTCGAGGCATTCGGGAATCGAAGCGTGACCGCATCGGCAAGCGATTCGACTGCCCGGTAGCAGCCGTTAACACTCGCTGGAGCCGTCGCCAGTGATCTCGGAATCGTCCTTGCAATCGATCGTATCTGCAGTTACGTCGCCGTCGACGAGAGAGTCGCCTTTGAGAACTACCGTGTGTCCCTCCGCATCGATATCTCCGTTGACGGTTCCGTCTTCGAGTTCCACGGATCCGTCCGTTTCGATCGGTCCATTAACAACCGATCCGTCTCCGACGGCTACGTCTTCTTCGGCGGCTGTAATCGCGCCGTCCATTTCGGTTCCCGATTTCAGATCGAGCGTATCTCCCGTTCCGTCGGACGGAACCGTGATATCTCCATCTATCTCCGGTCCATTATCCACGATTGGCACGTCTTCGGTCACGACATCACCAGTTATGCTGCCTCCTTTGAACGTCATTCCACCGTCTCCGTTCAATTTCACCTTCCCAATAAGCTCCCCACCGTCTTCGATCTCGACGTCGATATCGGTCCGCCCACCGTCGTCACCGACGACATCGAACTCGATCACTTCGCCGTCTTCGACCGTGAGATCTCCGCCCTCGAGTTCCGATTCACACTGGTCGAAACCGGTCGAGACACCCCGCAACTCGTACGTATCGAGCAGCGTGTCGGAGCCGATGACTTGCAATACGTCTCCCGGCTCGAGCGGATCGGGACAATCGCCCCCGTCGACGATCGTGATATCTCCCTTCTCGAGATCGCCGCTCCCGTCCCAGCTGCCACAGCTTCCTTCTCCCTGAAGTCGGATTTCGGTGTTGCCGGCTGACAGGCCCCGAATGTCGGTAAAGCCGATCGCCACGGTTCCGGTGTCGTCTTCCTGATACATAAGCTCCGCGTGGGGCGTCTGGTCGAAGACGCCGGCGCCGAGAATCCCCGCCGCGAGAACCGCCATCACTATCGACACCATTCCGACGAGCATCACCGTTCCCATCACTACCGATACCGCTCGCTCGTCCGATCGAAGCCGACGCGACTGCATTGATTACCTGTTCGAATACGGGAACTAACAGTTTGGGGATGTTTCTGGCGAATAGATCGTAAATACAATAGATAGCTGAAATAAGTTTGCCGCGTACGGGTACCACCGCTTGCCGCTCGTGCTGACTCGGTTTTCTAACGGGCATCCGACCGACAGTACTCCTAAAAGGACCCGTTCCGAAGTGGAGTGTACATGCTCGAGGGAGTCAACGTTGCGCTCGGGGTGACCGGATCGATCGCGGCCGTCAAGACGGTCGAACTGGCCCACGAGCTCCGACGACAGGGTGCGGCGGTTCGCGGGGTGATGACCGACAGCGCAGGGGGAATTATCCATCCCTGGGCAGTCGAGTTCGCGACGGAGAACGAGGTCGTCACGGAGATCACGGGGAGCGTCGAGCACGTCGAGCTCTGCGGCTACGACGGCTGGGCAGACGTCCTCCTGATCGCTCCCGCGACCGCGAACACGGTGGGCAAGATCGCGGGCGCGGTCGACGACACGCCGGTGACCACGTGTGCGACGACCGCGCTCGGTGCCGACACGCCGATCGTGATCGCCCCCGCGATGCACGAACCGATGTACGACCACCCCGGTGTGCTCGAGGCCATCGAGACCGTCGAGGAGTGGGGCGTCGAGTTCGTCGATCCGCGCATCGAGGAGGGGAAGGCCAAGATCGCCAGCGAGGACGCGATCGTCGCCGACGTGGCCCGCGCGGCCGGCGACCGACCGCTCGAGGGGGATCACGTCGTCGTCACGAGCGGTGCGACCAGCGAGTCGATCGACCCCGTCCGGGTGATTACGAACCGCTCGTCGGGCAAGATGGGGCGGGCCGTCGCGAACGCCTGCTACGTGCGCGGGGCGGACGTGACCCTCGTCCACGACGGCCCCGACGTGCCGTACGCCGACGTCCGCGAAGTCGAGAGCGCCGACGAGATGCTCGGGGCGACGAGAGCGGCCTGCGACGACACCGACGTGCTCGTCTCTGCGGCCGCGATCGGCGACTACACCGTCGAGACGAGCGACGAGAAGATCCGCTCGGGGCAGGAGCTCACCCTCGAGCTCGAACCGACGCCGAAGCTCATCGACGAGATTCGATCCGCCCATCCGGACCTTCCGATCGTCGGCTTCAAGACCGAAACGTCGAGCGACGAATCGGCGATGATCGAGCAGGCGAGGACGACGCTCGAGCGAGCCGATCTCGCGTTCGTCGTCGCGAACGATGCCAGCGTGATGGGTGCGGACCGAACCAGCGCACTGCTGGTTCACGCCGGCGACGTCGCTCGCTACGAGGGGTCGAAGGCGGGACTGGGTAGCGAGATCGCCGCGTCGATCGCGGCGGTACTCGAATCCAGCACGCCGACGAACTAATCCAGCTGCGAGTTCGTCAGGAGAGTTATATGGGTGGGGTTCATTCGACCGAAATAATGAGTTTCCGATCGAGTCTAGAAACTACCCTCTTATCGGAGCGATCCGGGACCACGCGGTGATCTCCGTGGCGCAACAACAGCGCGCCGCCGACGACGGCACCGATCCCGACGGCGCCGACCCCGACCCCGAGGAGGACGTCGACGGCTCGGCCGAGTCGCTCCCCAAAGGCGAGATCTTCGAACTCCTCCGGAACCAGCGGCGCCGCTACGTCTTGCAGTTTCTCAAGCAGGACGATCGACCGGTCGAGCTCGGCGACCTGGCCCAACAGATCGCCGCCTGGGAGTACGACACGACGCTCGAGGGGGTCACCCCCGAACAGCGAAAACGGGTGTACACGACGCTCCAGCAGACGCACCTCCCGAAGATGGATACGGCCGGGATCCTCCGGTTCGACTCCGACCGGGGCGTCATCGAGGCGACCGACCGAACGCGGGACATCAGCGTC
This portion of the Natrinema salinisoli genome encodes:
- the arsN2 gene encoding arsenic resistance N-acetyltransferase ArsN2; protein product: MTDVSITLRPVDAETVERVEALLKANDLPYRDVRTKPECFVTAFSETTFVGVGGVERYGSNGLLRSVVVTESNRGQGYGTALVGALEDRARSNGVETLYLLTTTASAFFQREGYDAVDREAVPESIQQTTEFADLCPNSAICLKKNLE
- a CDS encoding response regulator translates to MIVEDDEELAELLTVWTRAFCGHNTRIHTAGSVADGQAKLESQPAVDIVLLDRRLPDGSGREVLETVPKGSDVITLMITAVAPGTDIIELPITDYLVKPIDEETLVKKLSLVEKLDTADALEPYTASRKASLLEYHLDRPEEDPLFRRFAARWSYDRLEIAVVEEHAVVYELYTGEASPAGESDIHVSVTGTLAPAIEPLFEAGEIEAIGELIPSGEDYAWVAADSSEPIEPADGIIGIYGFSCETPERYVDDDGGWEDEPTDIELAAVLESAFH
- a CDS encoding PQQ-binding-like beta-propeller repeat protein, which gives rise to MAWKGGRRSVVKIGGVACAFGLAGCLGDSNESETGSTAGSDASWPTYGATAANVGYASLEGPLESVAERWRLETDATVRGSPVVADGTVYVGNDAGSLYALDAGTGETTWQFETGEEFRHSPSVTEGTVYVGSEDGFVYAIDAATGAERWRNEVAPDSSPTVVEGTVYVGGNWGTVHALEAETGEERWRFETDGEYVHTTPAVVDGTVYVGSEDGSVHAIDARGGEADWQFGTDEAVRGSPAVADGTVYLGSGDGFVYALDAITGEERWRFETDGFPNTSPAVHDDTVFVGCGTESADRRGDVIALDAAMGDVRWRFRVEEPVRTGPAVTDDAVYVGSDDGAVHAVDVESGEHRWRFPTNDAIVSSPAVAGGAVFVGSDDRRVYAVEER
- a CDS encoding dipeptide epimerase is translated as MGLETSFERRTLPLEHPFEIARGRTTETEVAFIRIEDDDGTTGIGAAAPSSHYGETAATVEAVLPDLLAVVEAVDDPHRLERIERRMRETVRRNPAARAAVSIALHDLVGKRLEIPLYRYWGLDPADPLESSYTIGLDDLETMREKTESALDRGHGTLKIKLGTDCDAEIVRTIRSVAPDVRLFVDANEAWTPREAVAKIDRLAEFDLAFVEQPVSADDPEGLRFVYERSALPIAADESCVTLADIPRIADRCDIANLKLMKCGGLREAKRMIHAARAHGLEVMLGCMTESNASIAAACHLAPLLDYADLDGSLLLADDPYAGPIEKNGEIAIDDPNRPGTGAERR
- a CDS encoding DUF1611 domain-containing protein; translation: MRVAILAHEKFPSQAKTALGVLRYADHDAVAVLDRETAGRRVSDSVPDVQDAPIVAGMSDLEPDAVDTLLIGIAPIGGGFDESWREDVRTALEYGCDVVSGLHYFLAEDEEFSRLAAENDCEIRDVRNPPDDLSVSEGVAGEVDADVILTVGTDCSVGKMTTTMELARDARAAGHDAAVIPTGQTGIMIEGWGNPIDRVVSDFTAGAVEEMILEKGDDHDYLFVEGQGSIVHPAYSPVTLGILHGSMADELVLCHEAGREEIHGYESFSLPSVRTCVDLYESVAAPVAESEVVAGALNTAGLEDDEAAREAVDDYASEIGAPATDVLRFGTDDLLEVLC